The following are encoded together in the Ezakiella massiliensis genome:
- a CDS encoding TlpA disulfide reductase family protein has product MRNNILKMISVLLILTMAFGAVACNKADKAKNNDMPMIEDGKGLEEGTESVSAEEAGMTDPTKDTPSATFKPADYTIGAKDEYVYEFMGLNFKLTDEFKKAMVNKEVAMLDDQSPLDQELKYAMLTFDRLTEEQRNAEVPQMGDGFMNWIQSLERLGTISMFKKGTSQEEISKITKCDKHELIGTSKDGEYEYYLSTNEKTDDEILKEFKNTNVQVIDKKDRPENGFVLAEKTDLQGDQILDNSSAKDLKNLKTKDINGKDFDIEDFGDYELTMVNVFATWCTACVKEIPDLEKVYKEMKDKGVNIVGVVTDTVDDRGENAEAIEKSKLIQEKTKASYPFLMPDKTNFNGRLNGIQALPETFFVDKEGNIVGETYSGSRTAEGWKKVIEDELAKIRNK; this is encoded by the coding sequence ATGAGAAATAATATTTTAAAAATGATAAGTGTTTTACTTATACTTACAATGGCCTTTGGAGCTGTGGCATGCAATAAGGCTGACAAGGCAAAAAACAACGACATGCCAATGATCGAAGACGGCAAGGGTCTAGAAGAGGGCACTGAATCAGTGAGCGCTGAAGAAGCTGGCATGACTGACCCAACCAAGGATACCCCATCAGCAACTTTTAAACCAGCTGATTACACAATTGGGGCCAAGGACGAATACGTCTACGAATTTATGGGCCTAAATTTTAAGCTGACCGATGAATTCAAAAAGGCCATGGTAAACAAGGAAGTTGCCATGCTGGACGACCAAAGTCCTTTGGACCAAGAATTAAAATACGCCATGCTAACTTTTGATCGTTTGACTGAAGAGCAAAGAAATGCAGAAGTTCCTCAAATGGGCGACGGCTTTATGAATTGGATTCAAAGCCTAGAAAGACTGGGAACCATTTCAATGTTTAAAAAAGGCACCAGCCAAGAAGAAATTTCCAAAATCACCAAGTGCGACAAGCACGAATTGATTGGCACAAGCAAGGATGGCGAATACGAATACTACCTATCCACAAATGAAAAGACAGACGACGAAATTTTGAAGGAATTTAAAAATACAAATGTTCAAGTGATCGACAAAAAAGACCGTCCTGAAAATGGTTTTGTCCTAGCAGAAAAAACAGACCTCCAAGGCGACCAAATTTTGGACAACAGTTCTGCCAAGGATTTAAAAAATCTAAAGACCAAGGACATCAATGGCAAGGACTTTGACATCGAAGACTTTGGCGACTATGAACTCACAATGGTAAATGTTTTTGCAACCTGGTGCACAGCTTGCGTTAAGGAAATTCCTGACCTAGAAAAGGTTTATAAAGAAATGAAGGACAAGGGTGTAAACATCGTTGGCGTTGTAACAGACACAGTTGACGATAGGGGAGAAAATGCAGAAGCCATTGAAAAATCAAAATTAATTCAAGAAAAGACCAAGGCTTCTTATCCATTCTTGATGCCAGACAAGACCAATTTCAACGGCAGATTAAACGGCATCCAAGCCCTACCTGAAACATTCTTTGTCGACAAGGAAGGCAATATCGTTGGCGAAACTTACTCAGGTTCCAGAACTGCTGAAGGCTGGAAGAAAGTTATCGAAGACGAGCTAGCAAAAATTAGGAACAAATAA
- a CDS encoding NADPH-dependent FMN reductase, protein MKIGLIVGSLREDSYNMQIAKAVKEMLAGEAQAEIIDIKNIPLYNADLEGDKLHPEFKRIREEVRNYDAFIFFTPEYNRSFAPAAKNVIDIVSVDPNGNGWSGKPATVFSASIGGMGGLAGNLALRQVFVNVNLIPMQKPEIYLANVGECFDEKGKLVEKTYDYIKKAADAFVDFARKFA, encoded by the coding sequence ATGAAAATCGGATTAATAGTTGGATCTTTGAGAGAAGATTCTTACAATATGCAAATAGCAAAGGCAGTTAAGGAAATGCTTGCAGGCGAAGCTCAAGCTGAAATTATAGATATAAAAAATATACCACTTTACAATGCGGACTTGGAAGGAGACAAACTCCATCCAGAATTTAAGAGGATCAGGGAAGAGGTCAGAAATTACGATGCCTTTATTTTCTTTACACCTGAGTACAACAGGTCCTTTGCTCCAGCCGCTAAAAATGTTATCGACATAGTTTCGGTCGACCCAAATGGTAATGGATGGTCCGGCAAGCCAGCCACAGTATTTTCTGCATCAATCGGCGGCATGGGAGGACTTGCAGGTAACTTGGCCCTCCGCCAAGTCTTTGTAAATGTAAATTTAATCCCTATGCAAAAACCGGAAATTTATTTGGCAAATGTGGGCGAATGTTTTGATGAAAAGGGCAAGTTAGTAGAAAAAACCTATGACTATATCAAAAAAGCAGCCGATGCCTTTGTAGACTTTGCAAGGAAATTCGCATAA
- a CDS encoding FprA family A-type flavoprotein, with product MYFYENLSDDLIRIGVNDRRISRFENMYPIPNGISYNSYLIKGETNTLFDTVDPCFIEQFMENLEGALAGEDLDYLVITHMEPDHSSAISIVMQKYPKCKIIGNAKTFQFLDQFFHVADNDNRIVVKDGETMDIGTRTLTFKFAPMVHWPEVMFVQTSEGELFTADAFGVFGAIEGHITSDLIDMNEEFFSEARRYYINIVGKFGRNTANILKKIDLAEVKMILPLHGPVHCDGEKIKAFVDKYQKWAAYEPEENGVCIVCATMYGNTILAAEALAYYLSQEGVKNIKVYDVSNTDFSYMISEAHRLSNLVITPINYNTVLYPKMDAFLRDLVMTGYSGRNYSTIVNGSWGGRSEAMADEILEKSKMTKVGNPVVLTSAASQENMEELKDLAKEIKASFK from the coding sequence ATGTACTTTTATGAAAATCTTTCAGATGATTTAATTAGGATTGGTGTAAATGACAGACGGATTTCGCGTTTTGAAAATATGTATCCAATTCCAAATGGAATCAGCTACAACTCATATCTAATCAAGGGCGAGACTAACACACTTTTTGATACTGTTGACCCTTGCTTTATTGAACAATTTATGGAAAATCTTGAAGGGGCTTTGGCCGGCGAAGATTTGGATTATTTGGTCATCACTCACATGGAGCCTGACCACTCATCTGCAATTTCAATTGTTATGCAAAAATATCCAAAGTGCAAGATTATTGGAAATGCCAAGACTTTCCAATTTTTAGACCAATTTTTCCACGTGGCCGACAATGATAACAGGATCGTGGTTAAGGACGGCGAAACCATGGATATTGGCACCAGGACTCTTACTTTTAAGTTTGCTCCTATGGTCCACTGGCCAGAGGTTATGTTTGTTCAAACTTCAGAAGGCGAGCTATTTACAGCTGATGCTTTTGGTGTATTTGGCGCAATCGAAGGCCACATTACAAGCGACCTAATAGACATGAACGAAGAATTTTTCTCAGAAGCCAGACGCTATTATATAAATATCGTTGGTAAGTTTGGCAGAAATACAGCTAATATCTTAAAGAAGATTGACCTGGCTGAAGTCAAAATGATTTTACCTCTTCATGGTCCAGTCCACTGCGATGGCGAAAAGATCAAGGCTTTTGTAGACAAATACCAAAAGTGGGCAGCCTATGAACCAGAAGAAAATGGGGTTTGTATTGTCTGCGCAACCATGTACGGCAACACCATACTTGCAGCTGAAGCTCTTGCATATTATCTGAGCCAAGAAGGTGTAAAAAATATCAAGGTTTATGATGTAAGTAATACTGATTTTTCCTATATGATTTCAGAAGCCCATAGGCTTTCAAATCTGGTAATCACGCCTATCAACTACAACACAGTCCTCTATCCAAAGATGGATGCATTCTTAAGAGATCTTGTGATGACAGGTTACAGCGGACGCAACTACTCTACAATCGTAAACGGTTCATGGGGCGGCAGGTCCGAAGCTATGGCTGATGAGATTTTAGAAAAATCAAAGATGACAAAGGTTGGCAATCCAGTTGTCTTAACCTCAGCTGCATCCCAAGAAAATATGGAAGAACTCAAGGACTTGGCCAAGGAAATTAAAGCTTCTTTTAAATAA
- a CDS encoding ABC transporter ATP-binding protein, whose translation MLKVENLKRYYKTNDVEVRALDGVSFDVEKGEFISIIGASGSGKSTLLHLLGGLDYPTSGKVLIDGTDIYALKDDERTIFRRRNIGFVFQAYNLLPMLNVYENIIIPFGLDGDKVDKKYVDSVIDILEISDQKYKMPNELSGGQQQRVAIARALVTKPSLILADEPTGNLDSKSSSQVVYLLKKINKELGNTILMITHDDAVAQAAEKTLRIEDGKLVENNESQK comes from the coding sequence ATGTTAAAAGTAGAAAATTTAAAAAGATATTATAAAACAAATGACGTGGAAGTAAGAGCTCTTGATGGAGTATCTTTCGATGTGGAAAAAGGAGAATTTATTTCTATAATTGGAGCAAGCGGATCTGGTAAATCAACCCTACTACATTTACTAGGAGGACTTGATTATCCTACAAGTGGGAAAGTTTTGATTGATGGTACGGATATTTATGCTTTAAAAGATGATGAGAGAACCATTTTTAGGAGAAGGAATATCGGTTTTGTCTTTCAAGCATATAATCTTTTGCCCATGCTAAATGTATATGAGAATATAATTATTCCCTTTGGTCTTGATGGGGACAAAGTAGATAAGAAATATGTTGATTCCGTAATAGACATTCTAGAAATAAGTGATCAAAAATATAAAATGCCTAACGAATTATCTGGTGGACAGCAACAAAGAGTTGCCATAGCAAGAGCCTTGGTTACTAAACCATCTTTAATTCTAGCTGACGAACCCACAGGAAATTTAGATTCAAAATCATCTTCCCAGGTTGTTTACTTACTAAAAAAAATTAATAAAGAGCTTGGAAACACTATTCTTATGATTACTCACGATGATGCTGTCGCTCAAGCTGCAGAAAAAACTCTAAGGATAGAAGATGGAAAGCTGGTGGAAAATAATGAAAGTCAAAAATAA
- a CDS encoding sensor histidine kinase KdpD, which produces MAVLIVFFALIIGFLLYKYIILRNEMREFSDYIDKALDGNLEITEFDEKELSKIKSKLIKFLYASQVKEAKINTEKNKTKDLIADISHQTKTPITNLSLYISLLEDDPKDEYLEIIKYELNKLEFLIQNLVKSSRLESDIISLQKHQANLKDIVEDVLREFKVILNEKDIRINLKDEDLIFNLDERWLKEAIHNLIDNAIKYSPNGSKINISIYKSYLNYNLDIENECKDLSEETLPKIFERFYRGANSVSKDGLGLGLFIVREIIEKHGGNIRASLDENRIKFSVDFPL; this is translated from the coding sequence ATGGCAGTTTTAATAGTTTTTTTTGCTCTTATAATTGGATTTCTTTTATACAAATATATAATTTTGAGAAATGAAATGCGTGAATTCTCAGACTACATTGATAAGGCTTTGGATGGGAATTTAGAAATAACTGAATTTGATGAAAAGGAATTATCTAAAATAAAATCAAAGCTCATTAAGTTTTTGTATGCCAGCCAAGTAAAAGAAGCAAAAATAAATACAGAAAAAAATAAAACAAAAGATTTAATAGCAGATATATCACATCAAACCAAGACACCCATTACCAACCTTTCTTTATACATTAGTCTTTTAGAAGATGATCCGAAAGATGAGTATCTTGAAATTATAAAGTATGAGCTTAATAAACTAGAATTTTTAATACAAAACCTAGTAAAATCATCTAGGCTCGAATCCGATATTATCTCCTTACAAAAACATCAAGCAAATTTAAAAGACATAGTAGAAGATGTTTTGAGAGAATTCAAAGTCATATTAAATGAAAAAGATATAAGAATAAATTTAAAAGATGAAGATTTAATTTTCAATTTGGATGAAAGATGGCTTAAAGAAGCTATCCACAATTTAATTGATAATGCTATAAAATACTCGCCAAATGGTTCTAAAATTAATATTTCAATCTATAAATCTTACCTAAACTATAATCTAGATATAGAAAATGAGTGCAAAGACTTGTCAGAAGAAACTTTACCAAAGATATTTGAAAGATTTTATAGAGGTGCAAATTCAGTTTCAAAGGACGGTTTGGGTTTAGGTCTTTTTATAGTCAGAGAAATTATAGAAAAACATGGTGGAAATATAAGAGCGTCTTTAGACGAAAATAGAATAAAATTTTCAGTAGACTTCCCCCTGTGA
- a CDS encoding CD1871A family CXXC motif-containing protein, with protein sequence MKEKILNSRALPWALVVLSAAMIFYGTQNGEVRVVLEKAIRICMECIGIG encoded by the coding sequence ATGAAAGAAAAGATTTTAAACAGCCGGGCCCTACCCTGGGCCCTGGTCGTTTTGTCCGCAGCCATGATTTTTTACGGGACACAAAACGGCGAGGTCAGGGTGGTTCTTGAAAAGGCTATCAGGATTTGCATGGAGTGTATAGGAATTGGCTAG
- a CDS encoding ABC transporter permease has product MESWWKIMKVKNKAYIRHLAKNILNANKSRRNILLLAIALTSILFTSLFSVALGLGKSMETQTMKTVGSISHGSFKELSDEDVEILTHDKDIKNFSVRKKVGILDDEKISAELSYMDKKGFEWSLIEKVKGKFPEKENDVFIDLATAKKLGYKGEIGEEIEIPYSIEKPYTGEIIEKKSDKFIISGTFQNPIDSNVGVGQIYLSKAYVDKLLLPDTNNDMEVMLKNSFMIKDKLLKIAERNGYKVADSPGNLSDKEIRIGVNFAYILSRGDNADFLIFLPALLLLILVMIAGFLIINNIFKISVNEDINLIGLLKTIGMTKVQVKKLVHLESFIVSIPSIIIGNAIGISIGKIILNKIFSTNVMLANINLSLALILLVILFSTIFTLLTVLLSVMRPARYAAKVSPIDASKYNETQVKKKYKSNSISLEKLAKRQVFSNKFRFISIVISISLSAVILNSVLTYTGNIDLEKGISDVIATDYNIASPKYFRYMYSGSEDGIKDNFIDKIENQKGFKAGGALYSYGYEYSFPSIKIEDHKVAPILFGMDEFLINKQKFIDGEFDKDKWQTGNYIIIGEYGNKKSAFKAGDKIKINVNNKVKEVQVMGKVEYNFSNGLRYFPVIKEDKNDESSPTLSLEYIYMNPNLYKELTGDNSIMSYGFDVEDSEKENFDKLLKSFENEPGFSYDSRDLQIKSFKDFKNLIEFVGYSLSIVLFLISVLNFINVIATEILRNMVNLSILEAIGMTKKNIKKYLVKKNLIYSLCGLVFSFIIMLLVDKYILIGFMEQTKWTSYKFVIMPLILVNLVNIIIGIIFTGKFYEKHSQNSLVERIRSLE; this is encoded by the coding sequence ATGGAAAGCTGGTGGAAAATAATGAAAGTCAAAAATAAAGCTTATATAAGGCACCTTGCAAAAAATATTTTAAATGCAAATAAAAGCAGGAGAAATATTCTCTTATTAGCCATTGCTTTGACTTCTATACTATTTACAAGTCTGTTTTCTGTAGCCTTAGGTTTAGGAAAAAGCATGGAAACCCAAACGATGAAAACTGTGGGGTCGATCAGCCACGGATCATTTAAAGAACTTTCTGACGAAGATGTAGAAATATTAACCCATGATAAGGATATAAAGAATTTTTCAGTAAGAAAGAAAGTTGGAATTCTTGACGATGAAAAAATAAGTGCAGAACTATCTTATATGGATAAGAAAGGATTTGAATGGTCTCTAATAGAAAAAGTTAAAGGGAAATTTCCTGAAAAAGAAAACGACGTATTTATAGATTTAGCAACTGCTAAAAAATTAGGTTATAAGGGTGAAATTGGAGAAGAGATAGAAATTCCATACAGTATTGAAAAACCTTACACAGGAGAGATTATTGAAAAGAAAAGTGACAAATTTATTATATCTGGAACTTTTCAAAATCCAATTGACTCCAATGTTGGTGTAGGACAAATTTACTTATCGAAAGCCTATGTGGATAAATTATTACTACCAGATACGAATAACGATATGGAAGTAATGCTAAAAAACTCTTTTATGATAAAAGATAAACTCTTAAAAATAGCAGAGAGAAATGGTTATAAAGTAGCAGATAGCCCTGGAAATTTATCTGATAAAGAAATAAGAATTGGTGTTAATTTTGCTTATATTTTATCAAGAGGTGATAACGCAGACTTTTTGATATTTTTACCCGCATTACTTTTATTAATTTTAGTAATGATTGCAGGATTTTTAATTATCAATAATATATTTAAAATATCTGTAAATGAAGATATAAATTTAATTGGACTACTTAAAACAATTGGTATGACAAAAGTTCAAGTTAAAAAGCTTGTTCATTTAGAATCTTTTATAGTTTCTATTCCATCTATAATAATAGGAAACGCCATAGGTATTTCTATTGGTAAAATAATTTTAAATAAAATATTTTCTACTAATGTAATGCTAGCGAATATAAATCTATCATTAGCCTTAATATTATTAGTTATACTTTTCTCTACCATATTTACTTTATTAACTGTTCTTCTATCGGTGATGAGACCTGCAAGGTATGCGGCAAAAGTTTCACCAATAGATGCTAGTAAATATAATGAAACTCAAGTAAAAAAGAAATACAAAAGTAATTCTATTTCACTAGAAAAACTTGCAAAAAGACAGGTTTTTTCAAATAAATTTAGATTTATATCCATAGTTATATCTATTAGCCTTTCTGCAGTTATTTTGAATAGTGTCTTAACTTATACTGGTAATATTGATTTAGAAAAAGGGATTTCTGATGTAATTGCAACGGACTATAATATAGCAAGCCCAAAATATTTTAGGTATATGTACTCAGGAAGTGAGGACGGTATCAAGGATAATTTCATTGATAAAATAGAAAATCAAAAGGGATTTAAAGCTGGAGGAGCTTTATATTCCTATGGTTATGAGTACTCCTTTCCAAGTATAAAAATAGAAGATCATAAAGTCGCACCAATTCTATTCGGTATGGATGAGTTTCTAATAAATAAACAGAAATTTATAGATGGAGAGTTTGATAAAGATAAATGGCAAACAGGAAATTATATAATCATAGGAGAATATGGAAATAAAAAATCTGCATTTAAAGCTGGCGATAAAATAAAAATCAATGTTAATAATAAGGTCAAAGAAGTCCAAGTTATGGGAAAAGTTGAGTATAATTTTTCAAATGGTCTTAGATATTTCCCTGTAATTAAGGAAGATAAAAACGACGAATCTAGTCCTACTTTAAGTTTGGAATATATTTATATGAATCCTAATTTGTACAAAGAACTCACAGGCGATAATAGTATAATGTCCTATGGATTTGATGTAGAAGATAGTGAAAAGGAAAATTTTGATAAGTTATTAAAATCTTTTGAAAATGAACCAGGATTTTCCTATGACTCAAGAGATCTTCAAATAAAGTCTTTTAAAGATTTCAAAAATCTTATAGAATTTGTGGGTTATAGTTTATCTATAGTATTATTCTTAATATCTGTACTGAATTTTATAAATGTTATTGCTACTGAAATATTAAGAAACATGGTGAACTTATCAATTCTTGAAGCAATTGGAATGACAAAGAAAAATATTAAAAAATATTTGGTGAAAAAGAATTTGATCTATTCTTTATGTGGCTTAGTATTTTCCTTCATCATTATGCTTCTTGTAGATAAATATATCTTGATAGGTTTTATGGAACAAACTAAGTGGACATCCTATAAATTTGTAATCATGCCACTTATACTTGTAAACTTAGTAAATATAATCATTGGAATAATATTTACTGGAAAGTTTTATGAAAAGCACAGCCAAAACAGTCTAGTAGAAAGGATTAGAAGTTTAGAATAA
- a CDS encoding C39 family peptidase produces MKNTKKLLVILALALSLMTACSKKPAEKTEEPKAPVENAETTEKTEEKDQPAEEAKPAIEADELKFAMRDSTLNLYSFDDGQKYIRLDEFSEFLAPSIHRFSIKANDKNKRIAMKEGEFNHNKKSVSKLDLSQVEFDEYELRLDKKSENYRVGFLKGFYFLEVNDAMEFFDFKLEGANKDEVVFAVPDKKQMEAHNNRDYDWYEDQAHTGEYNEGNCGPTSMGMVLKWLDPNSTATGESCRNEVPNDGQWWSTNIVEDYFKAHDVHYDDVFYKYPELITDEIDKGNIVYVCAIMKEIKENTKPESNNFGRFYGFDGGHFFLIKGYKVINGELYFEVYDPNGWDKYYPDTNEPMGKDRLYAAREVDQAIKNWYMTVFSIYPAGK; encoded by the coding sequence ATGAAAAATACAAAAAAACTACTAGTAATTTTGGCTCTTGCTTTGTCACTTATGACAGCTTGCTCCAAAAAACCTGCAGAAAAAACTGAAGAGCCTAAGGCTCCAGTAGAAAATGCAGAAACAACAGAAAAAACAGAAGAAAAAGATCAGCCAGCTGAAGAGGCAAAACCTGCTATCGAAGCTGACGAATTGAAATTTGCCATGCGCGATTCAACTTTGAATCTCTACTCTTTTGACGATGGGCAAAAATATATTAGGCTGGACGAATTCTCAGAATTTCTAGCCCCATCTATACACAGGTTTTCCATCAAGGCCAATGACAAGAACAAACGCATTGCCATGAAGGAAGGCGAGTTCAACCACAATAAAAAGTCCGTTTCCAAGCTGGACCTCAGCCAAGTGGAATTTGATGAATACGAACTCCGTTTGGACAAGAAGAGCGAAAATTATAGGGTTGGATTCCTAAAAGGCTTTTACTTCTTAGAAGTTAACGACGCCATGGAATTTTTCGACTTCAAGCTCGAAGGTGCTAACAAGGATGAAGTCGTCTTTGCTGTGCCTGATAAAAAGCAAATGGAAGCTCACAACAACCGCGACTACGATTGGTACGAAGACCAAGCCCACACAGGCGAATACAATGAAGGTAACTGCGGACCAACATCCATGGGTATGGTTTTAAAATGGTTGGATCCAAATTCCACAGCCACAGGTGAATCCTGCAGAAACGAAGTTCCAAACGACGGCCAATGGTGGAGCACAAATATTGTTGAAGATTATTTCAAGGCTCACGACGTCCACTACGACGACGTATTCTACAAATATCCAGAACTTATTACAGATGAAATCGACAAGGGCAACATCGTTTATGTTTGCGCCATCATGAAGGAAATCAAGGAAAACACCAAGCCTGAATCCAACAATTTTGGCAGGTTCTACGGCTTTGACGGTGGTCACTTCTTCCTCATCAAGGGCTACAAGGTTATAAACGGCGAACTCTATTTTGAAGTTTACGATCCAAATGGTTGGGATAAATATTATCCAGATACCAACGAACCAATGGGCAAGGACAGACTGTACGCAGCTCGCGAAGTTGACCAAGCTATCAAAAACTGGTATATGACAGTTTTCTCAATCTACCCGGCAGGAAAATAA
- a CDS encoding response regulator transcription factor, giving the protein MKKILIIEDDKNLNKGLSIALNKEYEVFSVNTMSKAKSFIFCVDLILLDMNLPDGDGLEIIKYTRQTSAIPIIVLSAIDLEAYIISAINLGVDDYLTKPFSLGILEAKIKRALEKTVPCDLNLYKKDGLDFNFNENTFYVDDKNIDLTRTEAKILYYLIKNKSQVITKELLFDFVWGIDDKFIDQNTLSVNISRIRNKLKPYDPIETVFGVGYKWQF; this is encoded by the coding sequence ATGAAAAAAATATTAATAATTGAAGATGATAAAAATTTAAATAAAGGACTTTCTATAGCTTTAAATAAAGAATATGAAGTTTTCTCTGTAAACACAATGAGCAAAGCTAAATCTTTTATTTTTTGTGTTGATTTGATTTTACTTGATATGAATTTGCCGGATGGAGATGGACTTGAAATAATAAAATATACTAGACAAACTTCAGCAATTCCTATTATAGTTCTATCAGCCATAGATCTAGAAGCATATATAATTTCAGCTATAAATTTAGGGGTAGACGACTATTTAACTAAGCCTTTTTCTTTAGGAATATTAGAAGCAAAGATAAAGAGAGCCCTCGAAAAAACAGTCCCTTGTGATTTAAATCTTTATAAGAAAGATGGTTTAGACTTTAATTTCAATGAAAATACTTTTTATGTAGATGATAAGAATATAGATCTCACAAGGACAGAGGCAAAAATTTTATACTATTTGATAAAAAACAAGTCTCAGGTTATTACTAAGGAATTACTATTTGATTTTGTTTGGGGAATAGATGATAAATTTATTGATCAAAATACTCTTAGTGTAAACATTTCTAGAATAAGAAATAAATTAAAACCTTATGACCCAATAGAAACGGTTTTTGGAGTTGGTTATAAATGGCAGTTTTAA
- a CDS encoding TetR/AcrR family transcriptional regulator, with the protein MPKNTFYNLPEEKKSRVVGVLKETFSAKSIYQANVKEIVEKLDIARGSFYKYFEDIEDAYFTILDMETADIHKVFLDFFKENDHDIHKALEAYGKALTEILFEPDTYGLYKNRYLNWTPDLEGKWRKYLKEFRPGEDDFSASDFDKDRLEFMKAAVHNLIQRTYLEAWDREEFLNHYNKYIAWLKGGI; encoded by the coding sequence ATGCCAAAAAATACTTTTTATAATTTACCCGAGGAAAAAAAGTCCAGGGTGGTCGGCGTCTTAAAGGAAACTTTTTCGGCCAAGTCCATTTACCAGGCCAATGTCAAGGAAATCGTTGAGAAACTGGACATAGCTCGGGGGAGTTTTTACAAATACTTTGAAGACATTGAAGACGCTTACTTTACGATTTTGGATATGGAGACGGCCGATATCCACAAGGTCTTTTTGGATTTCTTTAAGGAAAATGACCACGATATCCACAAAGCCCTTGAGGCCTATGGAAAAGCTTTGACGGAAATTTTATTTGAGCCAGACACTTACGGCCTATACAAAAACCGCTATCTCAATTGGACGCCTGACTTGGAGGGCAAGTGGAGGAAATATTTAAAGGAATTTCGCCCGGGCGAGGACGATTTCTCCGCCAGCGATTTTGACAAGGACCGGCTTGAATTTATGAAGGCGGCCGTCCACAATCTGATCCAGCGGACTTACTTGGAAGCCTGGGATAGGGAAGAATTTTTGAATCATTACAATAAATACATTGCTTGGTTGAAGGGAGGAATTTAA
- a CDS encoding DUF2871 domain-containing protein encodes MGLMESIFDIVYLVVVTGLGIRLLLNENKNAKTFGLMAVLLGLGDGFHLLPRVMAHMSADGFNRFATALSWGKFVTGITMTIFYVLFYYYYRNISADKDQVKRWIIVGLAALRIILVSLPQNNWGGAESYSMGIIRNIPFLIMGILLIIWTYKNRKVEGLEGMSLYIALSFLFYIPVVLWSKTVPALGALMMPKTIAYVMIVVKGFRHFIKDFNEKNIFDTSLVYMFMGLAGGVFYREFTKYFSYTGDNHLGKLHVHTLVLGFIVVMVIFILTRFMKDRRVYGIKRPLTIYNIGLITTVSMMTVYGIYDVIGTKGVVSVPAMAGISGLGHIILTVGLVWMVLNIKKGIFAKDPAKGSGLDFI; translated from the coding sequence ATGGGACTAATGGAATCGATATTTGATATTGTCTACCTGGTCGTCGTTACTGGACTGGGTATCAGACTGCTTTTAAATGAAAATAAAAACGCCAAGACCTTTGGGTTAATGGCAGTTTTACTTGGCTTGGGCGACGGCTTTCACTTGCTGCCAAGGGTAATGGCCCACATGTCTGCGGACGGCTTCAATAGATTTGCGACCGCCCTTTCTTGGGGGAAATTTGTCACCGGCATTACAATGACAATTTTTTATGTTTTATTTTATTATTACTATAGGAATATTTCCGCCGACAAGGACCAGGTGAAGAGGTGGATTATAGTGGGCTTGGCAGCCCTCAGGATAATCCTCGTCTCATTGCCACAAAATAATTGGGGAGGGGCAGAGTCCTACTCCATGGGTATAATCAGAAATATTCCATTTTTAATAATGGGAATCCTATTAATCATTTGGACTTACAAAAACAGAAAAGTCGAAGGCCTTGAGGGCATGAGCCTTTATATAGCTTTAAGCTTTTTGTTTTATATACCGGTTGTCCTTTGGTCGAAGACAGTCCCAGCTCTTGGCGCACTTATGATGCCAAAGACAATCGCCTATGTAATGATAGTTGTAAAAGGCTTTAGGCATTTTATAAAAGATTTTAATGAAAAGAATATTTTCGACACTTCTCTTGTCTATATGTTTATGGGTTTGGCAGGCGGAGTTTTCTACAGGGAATTTACCAAATATTTTTCATATACAGGAGACAATCACCTGGGAAAACTCCACGTCCATACCCTAGTCTTGGGATTTATTGTGGTAATGGTCATCTTTATCTTGACCAGATTTATGAAGGACAGGAGAGTCTACGGAATCAAGAGGCCGCTTACAATTTACAATATTGGATTAATTACAACCGTGTCTATGATGACAGTCTACGGAATCTATGATGTAATTGGCACAAAGGGCGTAGTATCAGTGCCGGCCATGGCAGGGATCTCCGGCCTAGGCCATATAATTTTAACCGTCGGCCTGGTCTGGATGGTCTTGAATATAAAGAAGGGAATTTTTGCCAAAGATCCAGCCAAGGGAAGTGGCCTAGACTTTATATAA